The following DNA comes from Gloeomargarita sp. SRBZ-1_bins_9.
GTTTGAGGCGAGCGAATGCAGGTGCAGGGTGGGATAGCAGGCAGCTACGGGATAGGGATAGAGTGAGAGGCTGCACACCCGTTGACCGCTTCATCGTCAACGCTTTGGACGAGTGGGTTCAGGCTGTCAACGCGCATGGCGGCTTTGGTCGTTGGCACTGGGCGGTGGCGCGCCGCCTCAGCGAGATCGGGGACGTGCTGGCGCGTGTCCAGACAGCAAGCACCACCTAAGGCGCAGGAGCACCTAAATCGGGCATACAAGCAAGGGTGGTCGTGCCAACAATCTTCTCTACCGTCCCCTAGCCCTGTAGGGCTGTGTGTCCGCACCGAGGACATGCCTGTGGGCGCTCTTGTGGGCTCGTGTTCGACCTCCGGAGTAGAACCACCTTGCGCATCGTTCTTCTCGCTCCAGTTGCACTTGCTTGCTACTTGCTCTCTTTATCACTCCCACTCGATCGTGCCCGGCGGTTTGGAAGTAATGTCATACACCACGCGGTTGATGCCCGGCACCTCGTTGACGATGCGATTAGCCACCACCTCCAGAAACTCATAGGGCACCTTAGCCCAGTCCGCCGTCATGCCGTCTTCGCTGGTGACCAGCCGCAGGACAATCGGGTAGGCGTAGGTGCGTTTGTCCCCCATGACCCCCACCGAGCGCACCGGCAACAACACGGCAAAGGCCTGCCAAAGCTGGTTGTACAACCCATGCCGGTTGATCTCCTGCCGCACGATCCAGTCCGCCTCCCGCAGCATCTCCAGGCGTTCTGGCGTCACCTCCCCGATGATGCGAATGGCCAACCCCGGCCCCGGAAACGGTTGCCGCTGCACGATCTCCTCCGGCAGTCCCAGGGAGCGGGCCACCTTGCGCACCTCGTCCTTGAATAGCCGCCGCAGGGGTTCAATCAGTTTGAACTGGAGATTTTTCGGTAGCCCCCCCACGTTGTGATGGCTTTTGATCTTGACCGCTACCCGCTCACCCGTTTGGGGGTCCACCGGCCCACCCGCCGATTCGATCACATCCGGGTAGAGGGTCCCCTGGGCCAGGTAATCAAACGGCCCCAAGCGCTGGGACTCCCGCTCAAACACCTTAATAAATTCGTGGCCGATAATGCGCCGTTTTTCCTCCGGGTCGGTCACCCCCTTGATGGCCTCCAGGAACTGGTCCCGCGCATTGACATACTCCACCGGGATGTGAAATTGCTCGTGAAAGAGCTTCAACAACCGCTCCGGCTCCAGCTTGCGCATGAACCCCTGGTCAATAAACACACAGGTAAGCTGGTTGCCAATGGCCTTGTGCAGCAAAAAGGCTAGGGTGGACGAATCCACGCCCCCCGACAACGCCAGCAACACCCGCTTATGGCCCACCTTGGCCCGGATTTCGTTGATGGCCTCCTCCACAAAAGCGGCCGTCGTCCACGTCGGTTCACAGCCGCAGATGTGATAGACGAAATTGCGAATAATGGCCATGCCCCCCTGGGAGTGGGCCACCTCCGGGTGAAATTGCACCCCGTAGAGGTTGCGCTCGTGGTGGGCAATGGCTGCGCAGGGACAATTTTCCGTATGGGCCAGGATGGCAAAACCCTCGGGCAACTGCACCACACTGTCCCCGTGGCTCATCCACATGATGGTGCCGTCCTCCACATTGGTGAGCAAATCGGTGGGGTCGTCAATGTGCAGCGCCGCTCTCCCGTATTCCCCCAGGGCCGAGCGCACCACCTTGCCCCCCAACTGCTGCACCATCAATTGCATCCCATAGCAGACCCCCAGGATGGGGATGCCCAGGTTCCAAATTTCTGGATCACATTGGGGTGCGCCCCGGTCGTACACAGAATTAGGACCGCCGGAAAGAATAATGCCCCGGGGTTGCAACCGACGTAGGGCCTCGGCGGTGGTGTGGTAGGGTAATAACTCGGAATACACCTGCGTCTCCCGAATCCGCCGGGCAATCAGCTCGGAATATTGGGAGCCGAAATCCAAAATGGCAATCATCTGCCGGTGAGCCAAGTCAACACCATCCACAGGCGCACCCTGTCCCAGCCACTACTCCCCCATTCTAACCCGCTGGCGGCGTGTATGAAGTTATGTTAAAAGGTATAGAAGAAACCCCTTATCAGGAAAGCAATCCTATGGATTCGGCCCCGTTACCCCGCACTGAGGAAGAATGGCAGAAAGTACTCACGCCGGATCAGTTTCGTGTATTACGGCAACATGGCACGGAACGCCCCGGTAGCAGCCCCTTGGACAAAAACTATGCTCCGGGTAAGTACTACTGCGCCGGTTGTGGGGCGTTGCTGTTTACCTCCGCGACCAAGTTCAACAGCGGCACGGGGTGGCCCAGTTTTTATGCGCCGGTGGAGGGAGCTATTGGCACCCGTGAGGATTTGTCCTACGGCATGCGGCGGATTGAGGTGCACTGCCAACGCTGTGGGGGACATTTGGGGCATGTGTTTCCCGATGGCCCTGCCCCCACCGGCCTGCGCTACTGTATCAATGGGGTGGCCCTGATTTTTGTCCCGGAAGGGGAGCCGGCGCCTGTGCTTCACCGTTAGGAACTGCCCTTGAGTGCTGCCTACACCCGTCCCCTGGCGCGTCTGATTGAACGGTTGCAACGGCTGCCTGGGATCGGCCCCAAGTCGGCCCAACGGCTGGCCCTATACATCCTCAAGCAACCGGAGGCGGAGGTGCAGGCCCTGGCCCAGGCACTTCTGGAGGCCAAACAACAGGTGGGCCATTGCCAAATCTGCTATCACCTATCGGCGGAACCGGTGTGTGACATCTGCGCCGACCCAGACCGGGATGATGAGGTCATCTGTGTGGTGAGCGACTCCCGGGATGTGATGGCCCTGGAAAAAACCCGCGAGTACCGGGGCAAGTACCACGTCCTGGGGGGGGTGATTTCCCCGATGGATGGCATCGGCCCGGAGCAACTCACCATCGCTGCCCTGGTGAAACGGGTGGGGGAACGGCCCATCAAAGAAGTCATCCTAGCCCTCAGCCCCACGATCGAAGGGGAGACCACCATTTTGTACCTGGGGCGTCTGCTCAAACCCCTGACCCGGGTGACGCGGATTGCCTTTGGGTTGCCGGTGGGGGGGGATTTGGAGTACGCCGATGAGTTGACCCTGGCCAAAGCCCTGGAGGGACGGCGGGAGCTTTAGGGGGGCAATAATATATATAGACACCAAAAGGGCTTTGGAGGCGTGTGGAGAAAGGCACGCTGATTGAATTTGAAACCGATGGGGAGACCCGGCTGGGGGTGATCCAGCGCCCGGATGGCAAAAAGAACTGGATTGCCGCCGATGCCCAGGGGCGGACCTACAGCGTACACCCCCGCCAGATCAGTTTTGTGGCCCTAGGCCGTTCCTATACCGTCGAGGATATCGCCGACTTTGCCCAAACCGCCGATGCCTACACCGACCCGGACGCCCTAGAGGTGGCCTGGGAATTGCTCAGCAGTGAAAACCGGCTGGTGAATCCCGAAGAATTGGCCCAGCTACTGTTTAACCAAACCGACCCCCCCTTGTGCTACGCCGCCCACCGCCTGTTGCGCCAGGACCGGATTTTCTTCAAGCAAAAGGGGGCATACTACGAACCCCGTCCCCCCCAACAGGTCCAGGACATCCGCCACCAACTCCAAAAGGCAGCGCAAAAACAACAGGAAACCCAAGCGTTTTACACCAAAGTCCACCAAGCGCTGGCGGGGGAAACGGTGACCTGGACGGCCAAGGAACGGCAAATTTTGGAACAGGTGGAACAGTTTGTTATCGTAGAGGGGCAACCGGCGCGTGCTGTGGCGGAACTGCTAACCCAGTTGAACCGGGGGGTGACCCCAACCGAAGCGCGAGGGCTGCTGGTCGCCCTGGGCTGGTGGCATCCCCACGAGAATCTGGCCCTCCGCCGTAGTTCCGTGCCCACCACCTTTCCCCCCGCCGTTTTGGAGGCGGCCGCTATGCGCCTGGACCACCCGCCCCCGGACCCCGATGCCCCCTGGCGTCAGGATTTGACGGGTCTGAAGGTCTATACGATTGACGACAGCAGCACCCAGGAAATTGACGATGGCCTGAGCTGGGAACGACTCCCCGATGGCCAGGAACGCCTGTGGATTCATATCGCCGACCCGTCCCGCTGGTTGACGCCGGGGGATGTGCTCGACCAGGAGGCCCGCCGCCGCAGCACCAGCGTTTATCTGCCTACCGGGGTCATTCCCATGTTTCCCGAGGCCCTGGCCACCGGTCCCATGAGCCTGCAGCAGGGTCAAACCTGTTGCGCCCTCAGTTTTGCGGTGACATTGGACCCCGCGGGGGCGGTTGCCGACTACCGGATCATGCCCAGTTGGGTGCGCCCCACCTACCGGCTCACCTACGACGACGTGGATGAACTGTTGGCGTTGCAGGAGTCCAACGAAGGGGAGTTGTCGCACCTGTACCGGTGGGCGCAGCGGCGCT
Coding sequences within:
- the recR gene encoding recombination mediator RecR; translated protein: MSAAYTRPLARLIERLQRLPGIGPKSAQRLALYILKQPEAEVQALAQALLEAKQQVGHCQICYHLSAEPVCDICADPDRDDEVICVVSDSRDVMALEKTREYRGKYHVLGGVISPMDGIGPEQLTIAALVKRVGERPIKEVILALSPTIEGETTILYLGRLLKPLTRVTRIAFGLPVGGDLEYADELTLAKALEGRREL
- a CDS encoding ribonuclease R, coding for MEKGTLIEFETDGETRLGVIQRPDGKKNWIAADAQGRTYSVHPRQISFVALGRSYTVEDIADFAQTADAYTDPDALEVAWELLSSENRLVNPEELAQLLFNQTDPPLCYAAHRLLRQDRIFFKQKGAYYEPRPPQQVQDIRHQLQKAAQKQQETQAFYTKVHQALAGETVTWTAKERQILEQVEQFVIVEGQPARAVAELLTQLNRGVTPTEARGLLVALGWWHPHENLALRRSSVPTTFPPAVLEAAAMRLDHPPPDPDAPWRQDLTGLKVYTIDDSSTQEIDDGLSWERLPDGQERLWIHIADPSRWLTPGDVLDQEARRRSTSVYLPTGVIPMFPEALATGPMSLQQGQTCCALSFAVTLDPAGAVADYRIMPSWVRPTYRLTYDDVDELLALQESNEGELSHLYRWAQRRLAWRLAQGAIQIQMPEATIRVVDDQVDVQVQQPSPARLLVAEMMILAGEVTARYAQAAGLPMPFRSQAQPELPPEEELQQLPSGPVRTLAIRRCLTKSEVSVTPGRHASLGLEAYVQATSPIRRYGDLLAHWQLKAHLRGEPPVFDATQLQTILQGVTAATQEASAVERQTNRYWSLEYLRRHADTIWTAVVLRWLREEGDLVLVLLEELGLELSMRVQRSVKLGEQLRVKVTHVDPYRDVIHLQEVTGP
- the msrB gene encoding peptide-methionine (R)-S-oxide reductase MsrB, which codes for MDSAPLPRTEEEWQKVLTPDQFRVLRQHGTERPGSSPLDKNYAPGKYYCAGCGALLFTSATKFNSGTGWPSFYAPVEGAIGTREDLSYGMRRIEVHCQRCGGHLGHVFPDGPAPTGLRYCINGVALIFVPEGEPAPVLHR
- the guaA gene encoding glutamine-hydrolyzing GMP synthase, whose product is MDGVDLAHRQMIAILDFGSQYSELIARRIRETQVYSELLPYHTTAEALRRLQPRGIILSGGPNSVYDRGAPQCDPEIWNLGIPILGVCYGMQLMVQQLGGKVVRSALGEYGRAALHIDDPTDLLTNVEDGTIMWMSHGDSVVQLPEGFAILAHTENCPCAAIAHHERNLYGVQFHPEVAHSQGGMAIIRNFVYHICGCEPTWTTAAFVEEAINEIRAKVGHKRVLLALSGGVDSSTLAFLLHKAIGNQLTCVFIDQGFMRKLEPERLLKLFHEQFHIPVEYVNARDQFLEAIKGVTDPEEKRRIIGHEFIKVFERESQRLGPFDYLAQGTLYPDVIESAGGPVDPQTGERVAVKIKSHHNVGGLPKNLQFKLIEPLRRLFKDEVRKVARSLGLPEEIVQRQPFPGPGLAIRIIGEVTPERLEMLREADWIVRQEINRHGLYNQLWQAFAVLLPVRSVGVMGDKRTYAYPIVLRLVTSEDGMTADWAKVPYEFLEVVANRIVNEVPGINRVVYDITSKPPGTIEWE